The following are encoded in a window of Dromaius novaehollandiae isolate bDroNov1 chromosome 11, bDroNov1.hap1, whole genome shotgun sequence genomic DNA:
- the LOC112982616 gene encoding uncharacterized protein LOC112982616 isoform X1: MQHLCLLLLLILHQAPKVTGSSKQLFAATGSSVLLPFNNVTEIIWFMQWEYKKGPKQEGIVDYFKSDSKIVIYDHYEGRVQFHTSNGSLELRNAQVNDSGTYMVTVNLKKNLVREILLLVIDPVSKPGLQTDSKLADTPIQLSCAVEHLATVKDVVWKKNGQLLRPNGHYMFSEDFRVLQIQNGQKSDCGSYSCNVSNEVSWDEASLDLIIDGKGYSRSLNHRTSTAFSLGLLEWSLQTGLKPFLKQAQKISTAASFLAWAATLGLLLLYYLSGKKRVGIMSRRWPCVGFLVLLFGSCLLLAIASGLWIQEEGISPVFLLMFFLAVGIIIMLLAAVILALSPVMVQGFKAKPWTHIVLDAAVLGGMVLNVLFTSLLLEDIQHQQRKGCSPDFDWTAATVIVSVVSLFVFLVIFVWYHQEIKYQEAPEKKLQVEGHQKLTVQFPQSFYQNLKVSSLIFCDPSSQSELVSAFSTSKHIIKNAKYFFYKLILSMKLHTRLSPKIFVWFCQVVYLGTPFMKTTIHLQLTSI; the protein is encoded by the exons ATGCAGCATCTGTGCTTGC TGCTGTTACTGATTTTACACCAGGCTCCAAAAGTCACAGGATCCTCAAAACAGCTCTTTGCAGCTACGGGATCTTCAGTGCTGCTCCCCTTCAACAATGTCACAGAGATCATATGGTTCATGCAGTGGGAGTACAAAAAAGGCCCGAAACAGGAAGGAATTGTGGATTACTTCAAGTCAGATTCAAAAATAGTGATCTATGATCACTATGAAGGCAGAGTACAATTCCATACATCCAATGGCTCCCTCGAGCTGAGAAACGCACAAGTGAATGACAGCGGTACTTACATGGTCACGGTCAACTTAAAGAAAAATTTAGTAAGAGAAATATTACTCCTAGTTATAG ACCCCGTGTCCAAACCTGGCTTACAGACAGATTCAAAACTGGCTGATACACCCATCCAATTATCTTGTGCAGTGGAGCATCTTGCCACAGTAAAAGATGTTGTCTGGAAGAAAAATGGGCAGCTGCTTCGCCCAAATGGTCATTATATGTTTTCTGAAGACTTCAGAGTTTTGCAAATACAGAATGGGCAGAAATCAGACTGTGGCTCCTACTCCTGCAATGTCAGCAATGAAGTAAGCTGGGATGAAGCCTCCCTGGACTTGATCATTGACGGTAAGGGATATAGCAGAAGCTTGAACCACAGAACATCAACAGCCTTTTCCTTAGGTTTATTAGAGTGGAGTCTTCAGACAG GTTTGAAACCTTTTCTGAAGCAAGCACAGAAAATCTCTACTGCTGCTAGCTTCTTGGCATGGGCTGCCACACTGGGCCTCCTTCTTCTGTACtatctatcaggaaaaaaaagagttg GCATAATGTCCCGGAGATGGCCTTGTGTAGGCTTTCTTGTGCTGCTGTTTGGCTCCTGTCTTCTTCTGGCCATTGCCAGTGGTCTCTGGATACAAGAGGAAG GCAtctctccagtctttcttctaATGTTTTTCCTTGCGGTGGGAATCATCATAATGTTATTAGCAGCTGTGATCTTAGCACTTTCCCCAGTCATGGTACAGGGATTTAAAGCAAAACCAT GGACCCATATTGTCTTGGATGCCGCTGTTCTGGGAGGAATGGTGCTAAACGTGCTCTTCACCAGCCTGCTGCTGGAGGACATTCAGCATCAGCAAA GAAAAGGATGCTCGCCTGATTTTGACTGGACAGCAGCAACAGTTATCGTATCTGTTGTTTCTCTCTTTGTGTTTCTAGTCATCTTTGTGTGGT ATCACCAGGAAATAAAATACCAAGaagcaccagaaaaaaagctgcaagttGAAGGGCATCAGAAATTAACGGTACAGTTTCCCCAGAGTTTTTACCAGAATTTGAAAGTGTCCTCACTGATATTCTGTGATCCCAGCAGTCAGTCAGAACTTGTTTCAGCTTTCAGCACTTCAAAACACATTATAaagaatgcaaaatatttcttttataaacTCATTTTATCTATGAAGCTACATACTAGGCTATCGCCCAAGATTTTTGTCTGGTTCTGCCAAGTCGTTTACTTGGGAACACCATTCATGAAGACAACTATACATCTTCAGCTAACTTCAATCTGA
- the LOC112982616 gene encoding uncharacterized protein LOC112982616 isoform X4, producing MQHLCLLLLLILHQAPKVTGSSKQLFAATGSSVLLPFNNVTEIIWFMQWEYKKGPKQEGIVDYFKSDSKIVIYDHYEGRVQFHTSNGSLELRNAQVNDSGTYMVTVNLKKNLVREILLLVIDPVSKPGLQTDSKLADTPIQLSCAVEHLATVKDVVWKKNGQLLRPNGHYMFSEDFRVLQIQNGQKSDCGSYSCNVSNEVSWDEASLDLIIDGKGYSRSLNHRTSTAFSLGLLEWSLQTGLKPFLKQAQKISTAASFLAWAATLGLLLLYYLSGKKRVGIMSRRWPCVGFLVLLFGSCLLLAIASGLWIQEEGISPVFLLMFFLAVGIIIMLLAAVILALSPVMVQGFKAKPWTHIVLDAAVLGGMVLNVLFTSLLLEDIQHQQRKGCSPDFDWTAATVIVSVVSLFVFLVIFVWYHQEIKYQEAPEKKLQVEGHQKLTNFKDEEHEVQF from the exons ATGCAGCATCTGTGCTTGC TGCTGTTACTGATTTTACACCAGGCTCCAAAAGTCACAGGATCCTCAAAACAGCTCTTTGCAGCTACGGGATCTTCAGTGCTGCTCCCCTTCAACAATGTCACAGAGATCATATGGTTCATGCAGTGGGAGTACAAAAAAGGCCCGAAACAGGAAGGAATTGTGGATTACTTCAAGTCAGATTCAAAAATAGTGATCTATGATCACTATGAAGGCAGAGTACAATTCCATACATCCAATGGCTCCCTCGAGCTGAGAAACGCACAAGTGAATGACAGCGGTACTTACATGGTCACGGTCAACTTAAAGAAAAATTTAGTAAGAGAAATATTACTCCTAGTTATAG ACCCCGTGTCCAAACCTGGCTTACAGACAGATTCAAAACTGGCTGATACACCCATCCAATTATCTTGTGCAGTGGAGCATCTTGCCACAGTAAAAGATGTTGTCTGGAAGAAAAATGGGCAGCTGCTTCGCCCAAATGGTCATTATATGTTTTCTGAAGACTTCAGAGTTTTGCAAATACAGAATGGGCAGAAATCAGACTGTGGCTCCTACTCCTGCAATGTCAGCAATGAAGTAAGCTGGGATGAAGCCTCCCTGGACTTGATCATTGACGGTAAGGGATATAGCAGAAGCTTGAACCACAGAACATCAACAGCCTTTTCCTTAGGTTTATTAGAGTGGAGTCTTCAGACAG GTTTGAAACCTTTTCTGAAGCAAGCACAGAAAATCTCTACTGCTGCTAGCTTCTTGGCATGGGCTGCCACACTGGGCCTCCTTCTTCTGTACtatctatcaggaaaaaaaagagttg GCATAATGTCCCGGAGATGGCCTTGTGTAGGCTTTCTTGTGCTGCTGTTTGGCTCCTGTCTTCTTCTGGCCATTGCCAGTGGTCTCTGGATACAAGAGGAAG GCAtctctccagtctttcttctaATGTTTTTCCTTGCGGTGGGAATCATCATAATGTTATTAGCAGCTGTGATCTTAGCACTTTCCCCAGTCATGGTACAGGGATTTAAAGCAAAACCAT GGACCCATATTGTCTTGGATGCCGCTGTTCTGGGAGGAATGGTGCTAAACGTGCTCTTCACCAGCCTGCTGCTGGAGGACATTCAGCATCAGCAAA GAAAAGGATGCTCGCCTGATTTTGACTGGACAGCAGCAACAGTTATCGTATCTGTTGTTTCTCTCTTTGTGTTTCTAGTCATCTTTGTGTGGT ATCACCAGGAAATAAAATACCAAGaagcaccagaaaaaaagctgcaagttGAAGGGCATCAGAAATTAACG AATTTCAAAGATGAAGAACATGAGGTACAGTTTTGA
- the LOC112982616 gene encoding uncharacterized protein LOC112982616 isoform X2 produces the protein MQHLCLLLLLILHQAPKVTGSSKQLFAATGSSVLLPFNNVTEIIWFMQWEYKKGPKQEGIVDYFKSDSKIVIYDHYEGRVQFHTSNGSLELRNAQVNDSGTYMVTVNLKKNLVREILLLVIDPVSKPGLQTDSKLADTPIQLSCAVEHLATVKDVVWKKNGQLLRPNGHYMFSEDFRVLQIQNGQKSDCGSYSCNVSNEVSWDEASLDLIIDGLKPFLKQAQKISTAASFLAWAATLGLLLLYYLSGKKRVGIMSRRWPCVGFLVLLFGSCLLLAIASGLWIQEEGISPVFLLMFFLAVGIIIMLLAAVILALSPVMVQGFKAKPWTHIVLDAAVLGGMVLNVLFTSLLLEDIQHQQRKGCSPDFDWTAATVIVSVVSLFVFLVIFVWYHQEIKYQEAPEKKLQVEGHQKLTVQFPQSFYQNLKVSSLIFCDPSSQSELVSAFSTSKHIIKNAKYFFYKLILSMKLHTRLSPKIFVWFCQVVYLGTPFMKTTIHLQLTSI, from the exons ATGCAGCATCTGTGCTTGC TGCTGTTACTGATTTTACACCAGGCTCCAAAAGTCACAGGATCCTCAAAACAGCTCTTTGCAGCTACGGGATCTTCAGTGCTGCTCCCCTTCAACAATGTCACAGAGATCATATGGTTCATGCAGTGGGAGTACAAAAAAGGCCCGAAACAGGAAGGAATTGTGGATTACTTCAAGTCAGATTCAAAAATAGTGATCTATGATCACTATGAAGGCAGAGTACAATTCCATACATCCAATGGCTCCCTCGAGCTGAGAAACGCACAAGTGAATGACAGCGGTACTTACATGGTCACGGTCAACTTAAAGAAAAATTTAGTAAGAGAAATATTACTCCTAGTTATAG ACCCCGTGTCCAAACCTGGCTTACAGACAGATTCAAAACTGGCTGATACACCCATCCAATTATCTTGTGCAGTGGAGCATCTTGCCACAGTAAAAGATGTTGTCTGGAAGAAAAATGGGCAGCTGCTTCGCCCAAATGGTCATTATATGTTTTCTGAAGACTTCAGAGTTTTGCAAATACAGAATGGGCAGAAATCAGACTGTGGCTCCTACTCCTGCAATGTCAGCAATGAAGTAAGCTGGGATGAAGCCTCCCTGGACTTGATCATTGACG GTTTGAAACCTTTTCTGAAGCAAGCACAGAAAATCTCTACTGCTGCTAGCTTCTTGGCATGGGCTGCCACACTGGGCCTCCTTCTTCTGTACtatctatcaggaaaaaaaagagttg GCATAATGTCCCGGAGATGGCCTTGTGTAGGCTTTCTTGTGCTGCTGTTTGGCTCCTGTCTTCTTCTGGCCATTGCCAGTGGTCTCTGGATACAAGAGGAAG GCAtctctccagtctttcttctaATGTTTTTCCTTGCGGTGGGAATCATCATAATGTTATTAGCAGCTGTGATCTTAGCACTTTCCCCAGTCATGGTACAGGGATTTAAAGCAAAACCAT GGACCCATATTGTCTTGGATGCCGCTGTTCTGGGAGGAATGGTGCTAAACGTGCTCTTCACCAGCCTGCTGCTGGAGGACATTCAGCATCAGCAAA GAAAAGGATGCTCGCCTGATTTTGACTGGACAGCAGCAACAGTTATCGTATCTGTTGTTTCTCTCTTTGTGTTTCTAGTCATCTTTGTGTGGT ATCACCAGGAAATAAAATACCAAGaagcaccagaaaaaaagctgcaagttGAAGGGCATCAGAAATTAACGGTACAGTTTCCCCAGAGTTTTTACCAGAATTTGAAAGTGTCCTCACTGATATTCTGTGATCCCAGCAGTCAGTCAGAACTTGTTTCAGCTTTCAGCACTTCAAAACACATTATAaagaatgcaaaatatttcttttataaacTCATTTTATCTATGAAGCTACATACTAGGCTATCGCCCAAGATTTTTGTCTGGTTCTGCCAAGTCGTTTACTTGGGAACACCATTCATGAAGACAACTATACATCTTCAGCTAACTTCAATCTGA
- the LOC112982616 gene encoding uncharacterized protein LOC112982616 isoform X3: MQHLCLLLLLILHQAPKVTGSSKQLFAATGSSVLLPFNNVTEIIWFMQWEYKKGPKQEGIVDYFKSDSKIVIYDHYEGRVQFHTSNGSLELRNAQVNDSGTYMVTVNLKKNLVREILLLVIDPVSKPGLQTDSKLADTPIQLSCAVEHLATVKDVVWKKNGQLLRPNGHYMFSEDFRVLQIQNGQKSDCGSYSCNVSNEVSWDEASLDLIIDGIMSRRWPCVGFLVLLFGSCLLLAIASGLWIQEEGISPVFLLMFFLAVGIIIMLLAAVILALSPVMVQGFKAKPWTHIVLDAAVLGGMVLNVLFTSLLLEDIQHQQRKGCSPDFDWTAATVIVSVVSLFVFLVIFVWYHQEIKYQEAPEKKLQVEGHQKLTVQFPQSFYQNLKVSSLIFCDPSSQSELVSAFSTSKHIIKNAKYFFYKLILSMKLHTRLSPKIFVWFCQVVYLGTPFMKTTIHLQLTSI, encoded by the exons ATGCAGCATCTGTGCTTGC TGCTGTTACTGATTTTACACCAGGCTCCAAAAGTCACAGGATCCTCAAAACAGCTCTTTGCAGCTACGGGATCTTCAGTGCTGCTCCCCTTCAACAATGTCACAGAGATCATATGGTTCATGCAGTGGGAGTACAAAAAAGGCCCGAAACAGGAAGGAATTGTGGATTACTTCAAGTCAGATTCAAAAATAGTGATCTATGATCACTATGAAGGCAGAGTACAATTCCATACATCCAATGGCTCCCTCGAGCTGAGAAACGCACAAGTGAATGACAGCGGTACTTACATGGTCACGGTCAACTTAAAGAAAAATTTAGTAAGAGAAATATTACTCCTAGTTATAG ACCCCGTGTCCAAACCTGGCTTACAGACAGATTCAAAACTGGCTGATACACCCATCCAATTATCTTGTGCAGTGGAGCATCTTGCCACAGTAAAAGATGTTGTCTGGAAGAAAAATGGGCAGCTGCTTCGCCCAAATGGTCATTATATGTTTTCTGAAGACTTCAGAGTTTTGCAAATACAGAATGGGCAGAAATCAGACTGTGGCTCCTACTCCTGCAATGTCAGCAATGAAGTAAGCTGGGATGAAGCCTCCCTGGACTTGATCATTGACG GCATAATGTCCCGGAGATGGCCTTGTGTAGGCTTTCTTGTGCTGCTGTTTGGCTCCTGTCTTCTTCTGGCCATTGCCAGTGGTCTCTGGATACAAGAGGAAG GCAtctctccagtctttcttctaATGTTTTTCCTTGCGGTGGGAATCATCATAATGTTATTAGCAGCTGTGATCTTAGCACTTTCCCCAGTCATGGTACAGGGATTTAAAGCAAAACCAT GGACCCATATTGTCTTGGATGCCGCTGTTCTGGGAGGAATGGTGCTAAACGTGCTCTTCACCAGCCTGCTGCTGGAGGACATTCAGCATCAGCAAA GAAAAGGATGCTCGCCTGATTTTGACTGGACAGCAGCAACAGTTATCGTATCTGTTGTTTCTCTCTTTGTGTTTCTAGTCATCTTTGTGTGGT ATCACCAGGAAATAAAATACCAAGaagcaccagaaaaaaagctgcaagttGAAGGGCATCAGAAATTAACGGTACAGTTTCCCCAGAGTTTTTACCAGAATTTGAAAGTGTCCTCACTGATATTCTGTGATCCCAGCAGTCAGTCAGAACTTGTTTCAGCTTTCAGCACTTCAAAACACATTATAaagaatgcaaaatatttcttttataaacTCATTTTATCTATGAAGCTACATACTAGGCTATCGCCCAAGATTTTTGTCTGGTTCTGCCAAGTCGTTTACTTGGGAACACCATTCATGAAGACAACTATACATCTTCAGCTAACTTCAATCTGA